The Coffea arabica cultivar ET-39 chromosome 8e, Coffea Arabica ET-39 HiFi, whole genome shotgun sequence genome window below encodes:
- the LOC113704280 gene encoding putative disease resistance protein RGA1 — protein MEVLLLESLVKSLNSPIQEELGLLCGIETEIQKLSSLLSTTKAVIEDAENKQFTNKAIQLWLQKLNLIAYEVDDILDDYATEVSREPSNVLDCLPATSNIWFRHRIGARMKKIIGKFDAVADERIKLGLSNHFLVDSTAIREIGSLLNEPDLVLGRDEEKDEIVKTLVNHVRDNQNVSVLPIVGVGGLGKTTLAQLVFNDENLAEPFKPKLWAWVSEKFDVKSIIKALIESAKGTSMGDLPLDTLQRKLQELLRGKRYLIVLDDVWNENPQEWEDLKSVLQCGSKGSSIVTTTHMEKVATIMGTLQTYYLWSLSANECWSLFRQRAFGYQEAEEYPNLVVIGKEIVKKCGGLPLAAKALGGLLRFEREENVWNSVCSELGNLPQDETDILPALRLSYLNLPVELRGCFAYCAVFSKGSEIEKEEVIHLWMANGLISSNGTMEVEDVGDAVLTELHHRSLFQAVKKDESGNVLTFVMPNLVHDLAQSLMEAKDGGTIRTNRHLTLDFPYDQQIVAFPIRRMRGTDRYSSFLSKCGSLRVLIVRTAWWEKRFSKLPPAVNLSGSHIVELPNSICGLWNLQILNLNDCEHLRSLPKGMRFLRNLRHLCLRGCWNLTHIPSGIGELSWLRTLSMVVLGGKKGFQLSELRGLNMLRGELSIRHLERVEDKKDAEEAWLIGKQSLRRLCLYFNWDSERMLQRYNDEEVLEALKPSPILQFLHIEGFNGSSFPSWISTVTTVRVFNSAPEYIVGAQESTATAATDNPKGMLKALVLWNMPNLKGMLGREVQVTPGVFSQLQSLSFVDCPTLTLPLPRMPSLKELDVNMCRNMAWASISNLTSLNSLIIEDIPELSCFLEEMLQNLSLLESLEIRFIWDLRALPRSLASLTALKTLTIKECPKLGSLPKEHHLFDCFNLVSPSMGTTALKSLTQLSIQGSNATALPEELKY, from the coding sequence ATGGAAGTGTTGCTGCTGGAAAGTCTGGTAAAATCCCTGAATTCTCCAATCCAGGAGGAGCTTGGATTGCTTTGTGGTATTGAAACAGagatacaaaagctttcaagcTTGCTATCAACAACCAAAGCAGTGATTGAAGATGCCGAAAATAAGCAATTTACTAACAAGGCAATTCAACTTTGGCTGCAGAAGCTCAATCTTATTGCTTATGAAGTCGATGACATATTAGATGATTATGCAACCGAAGTCTCGAGAGAGCCGAGCAATGTATTGGATTGTCTTCCAGCAACATCAAACATATGGTTTCGGCACAGGATTGGAGCAAGGATGAAGAAAATCATTGGAAAATTTGATGCAGTTGCTGATGAGAGAATAAAACTTGGATTGAGCAACCACTTTCTGGTTGATTCCACTGCAATACGTGAGATTGGTTCCTTGCTAAACGAACCTGATCTAGTCCTTGGAAGGGACGAGGAGAAAGACGAGATTGTGAAAACATTGGTGAATCACGTCAGAGATAATCAAAATGTATCAGTGCTCCCTATAGTGGGTGTTGGAGGCCTTGGAAAGACAACACTTGCCCAATTGGTGTTTAATGATGAGAACCTAGCCGAGCCTTTTAAGCCAAAACTATGGGCTTGGGTTTCAGAGAAATTTGATGTGAAGAGCATTATAAAAGCCTTAATTGAGTCTGCAAAAGGGACTTCTATGGGAGACTTACCCTTGGATACTCTCCAAAGAAAGCTTCAAGAGTTATTGAGAGGGAAAAGATACTTGATTGTACTGGATGATGTCTGGAATGAGAATCCACAGGAATGGGAGGATTTGAAATCTGTTCTGCAATGCGGATCAAAAGGTAGTTCAATTGTCACGACAACTCACATGGAGAAGGTTGCCACAATAATGGGCACATTACAAACATATTATCTGTGGAGTTTGTCAGCGAATGAGTGTTGGTCACTATTTAGGCAACGGGCATTCGGCTATCAAGAGGCTGAAGAATATCCTAACCTTGTAGTTATCGGAAAAGAGattgtgaaaaaatgtggtGGTCTTCCGCTGGCTGCAAAGGCTCTTGGAGGCTTGCTACGATTTGAAAGGGAAGAAAATGTATGGAACTCCGTATGTAGTGAGCTTGGGAACTTACCTCAAGATGAAACAGATATCTTGCCCGCATTGAGATTGAGCTACCTTAATCTTCCGGTGGAGTTGAGAGGCTGCTTTGCATATTGTGCTGTATTTTCCAAGGGATCTGAAATTGAAAAAGAGGAGGTAATACATTTGTGGATGGCAAATGGATTGATTTCATCTAATGGAACGATGGAAGTGGAAGATGTTGGTGATGCTGTGCTGACTGAACTGCATCATAGATCACTGTTCCAAGCCGTGAAGAAAGATGAGTCTGGCAATGTCCTTACTTTTGTGATGCCTAACCTTGTCCATGATCTGGCTCAATCATTAATGGAGGCTAAAGACGGTGGAACAATTAGAACCAATAGGCATTTGACATTGGATTTCCCATATGATCAGCAAATAGTGGCTTTTCCTATTAGAAGAATGAGAGGCACTGACCGGTACTCTTCTTTCTTGTCAAAATGTGGTTCCCTGAGAGTGCTCATTGTAAGGACAGCATGGTGGGAAAAAAGGTTTTCAAAGCTGCCACCTGCAGTAAATCTTTCAGGATCTCACATTGTTGAACTACCCAATTCAATTTGTGGCCTGTGGAATTTGCAAATTTTaaacctaaatgattgtgaacatCTTCGGAGTTTACCCAAGGGCATGAGATTCCTCAGAAATCTTCGACATCTTTGTCTACGGGGGTGCTGGAATTTGACTCACATACCAAGTGGAATTGGGGAGTTGAGTTGGTTGCGGACGTTGAGTATGGTCGTCCTGGGTGGCAAAAAAGGCTTCCAACTAAGTGAGTTGCGAGGCTTAAATATGCTTAGAGGAGAGCTATCAATTAGGCACCTTGAGAGGGTTGAAGATAAAAAGGATGCAGAAGAAGCTTGGTTAATTGGAAAACAGAGTCTCCGCAGGTTGTGTTTGTATTTTAATTGGGATTCTGAAAGAATGCTTCAACGTTACAATGATGAGGAAGTGCTTGAAGCCCTTAAACCCTCCCCCATCCTTCAATTTCTGCACATAGAAGGCTTCAACGGTTCATCATTTCCATCTTGGATTTCAACTGTAACAACTGTTCGTGTGTTCAACAGTGCACCGGAGTATATAGTTGGGGCCCAGGAGAGTACCGCCACTGCTGCTACTGACAATCCAAAAGGAATGTTAAAAGCACTGGTGTTATGGAACATGCCCAACCTAAAAGGAATGTTAGGAAGAGAAGTCCAAGTTACTCCAGGAGTATTCTCTCAACTTCAATCCTTGTCTTTTGTTGATTGCCCAACGTTGACATTGCCATTGCCACGTATGCCGTCCCTAAAGGAGTTAGACGTCAATATGTGCCGGAACATGGCATGGGCTTCAATCTCCAATCTCACTAGTCTTAACTCCCTTATAATTGAGGACATTCCAGAATTGAGTTGTTTTCTAGAAGAGATGCTACAAAATCTTAGTCTTCTTGAATCCCTGGAAATTAGGTTTATATGGGATCTGCGAGCCTTACCCAGAAGCTTGGCTAGCCTCACGGCTTTGAAGACGTTGACCATCAAGGAATGTCCCAAGCTGGGGTCTCTGCCAAAAGAACACCATTTGTTCGACTGCTTTAATTTGGTGAGTCCCTCAATGGGGACTACAGCCCTCAAATCCCTGACTCAACTAAGCATCCAAGGGTCAAACGCGACAGCTCTGCCAGAGGAACTCAAATATTGA